A single genomic interval of Pyrus communis chromosome 7, drPyrComm1.1, whole genome shotgun sequence harbors:
- the LOC137740940 gene encoding nudix hydrolase 18, mitochondrial-like isoform X1 — MVALIPQENTVAALVARTGRHLQRYSKGRRQVVGCIPYRYKASKQTPLKDDAQELEVLVISSQKGKGMLFPKGGWEQDESKEGAASRETLEEAGVRGLIGCELGKWSFKSKSHDSDYEGYMFPLLVQEQLDFWPEKNLRQRVWMNVEEAREVCQHWWMKEALDRLVYRLTQQQKHQGPLLKSRKENLMACT, encoded by the exons ATGGTAGCTTTGATACCTCAAGAAAACACGGTTGCTGCTTTGGTAGCTCGCACTGGAAGGCATTTGCAGCGTTACAGCAAAGGTCGTCGCCAAGTTGTCGG ATGTATTCCATATAGATATAAAGCTTCCAAGCAAACTCCCTTAAAGGATGATGCACAAGAACTTGAAGTCCTTGTCATTAGTTCACAGAAGGGCAAAGGGATGCTCTTTCCAAAG GGAGGGTGGGAACAGGACGAATCCAAGGAAGGGGCAGCGTCGCGAGAGACGCTAGAGGAAGCAGGAGTACGAGGACTCATTGGG TGTGAATTGGGTAAATGGAGTTTCAAGAGCAAAAGCCATGATTCTGACTATGAAGGCTACATGTTCCCTTTACTTGTTCAGGAGCAGTTAGATTTCTGGCCAGAGAAGAACCTCAGGCAAAGAGTTTGG ATGAATGTTGAAGAAGCAAGAGAAGTCTGTCAGCATTGGTGGATGAAAGAAGCTTTGGATAGATTAGTATATCGACTAACTCAGCAACAAAAGCATCAAGGCCCTCTTCTTAAATCTAggaaggaaaatctgatggcaTGTACATAG
- the LOC137740940 gene encoding nudix hydrolase 18, mitochondrial-like isoform X2, whose amino-acid sequence MVALIPQENTVAALVARTGRHLQRYSKGRRQVVGCIPYRYKASKQTPLKDDAQELEVLVISSQKGKGMLFPKDESKEGAASRETLEEAGVRGLIGCELGKWSFKSKSHDSDYEGYMFPLLVQEQLDFWPEKNLRQRVWMNVEEAREVCQHWWMKEALDRLVYRLTQQQKHQGPLLKSRKENLMACT is encoded by the exons ATGGTAGCTTTGATACCTCAAGAAAACACGGTTGCTGCTTTGGTAGCTCGCACTGGAAGGCATTTGCAGCGTTACAGCAAAGGTCGTCGCCAAGTTGTCGG ATGTATTCCATATAGATATAAAGCTTCCAAGCAAACTCCCTTAAAGGATGATGCACAAGAACTTGAAGTCCTTGTCATTAGTTCACAGAAGGGCAAAGGGATGCTCTTTCCAAAG GACGAATCCAAGGAAGGGGCAGCGTCGCGAGAGACGCTAGAGGAAGCAGGAGTACGAGGACTCATTGGG TGTGAATTGGGTAAATGGAGTTTCAAGAGCAAAAGCCATGATTCTGACTATGAAGGCTACATGTTCCCTTTACTTGTTCAGGAGCAGTTAGATTTCTGGCCAGAGAAGAACCTCAGGCAAAGAGTTTGG ATGAATGTTGAAGAAGCAAGAGAAGTCTGTCAGCATTGGTGGATGAAAGAAGCTTTGGATAGATTAGTATATCGACTAACTCAGCAACAAAAGCATCAAGGCCCTCTTCTTAAATCTAggaaggaaaatctgatggcaTGTACATAG